The genomic stretch TCTGGCGTTTTTTATCAACTACAACTACATCTTTTCCTTTTTCTAAGATTCCCATATCGTAAGCTTCATAAGCAGAAGTGGCCACTTTTCCCATCGCAATATTCATGAAAGCTTCACGAAGTCTGTTATTTTTCACATCATCACTGTGGAATTCTCTTGAAGTTCTCAAAGCAAACTCTTTAGTTCCGCCACCGCCAGGAATTACACCAACTCCAGTTTCTACTAATCCGATGTAAGTTTCTGCAGCTGCAACCACTCTGTCGGCATGCATTGTCATTTCGCAACCACCACCAAGCGTCATTCCATGAGGAGCGACAACTACAGGAATAGAAGAGTAACGAACTCTCATCATCGATTTTTGGAAGTAAGCGATAGCCATATTCAAATCATCCCAATCCTGCTCAATCGCCATCATTAAAATCATTGCTAAATTCGCTCCAACAGAGAAATTCGTGCCTTGATTTCCAATCACCAATCCGTCGTATTCTTTTTCAGCTAAATCAATCGCTCTGTTTAATCCGTCCAAAACTTCACCTCCAAGAGAGTTCATTTTAGAACGGATTTCGAAGTTGATAATTCCATCGCCTAAATCTTCAATCGAAGCTCCCGAATTACTCCAAAGCGTTTTATTTTTTCTGATATTATCTAAAATAATGAAAGCATCCTGACCCGGAATTTTGTTGTATTCTCCTGAATTTTTATCAACGAAAATGCTTTGTCCTTCTTCATTTACTTTATAGAAAGATTCTACATTTTTAACCCAGTCTGCAACTTCATAACCGGCTTCTGTAGCCAATTCAATTCCTTTTTGAACGCCAACGGCATCCCAGATTTCAAAAGGACCATTTTCCCAACCGAAACCAGCTCTCATTGCATCGTCGATTTTGTACACTTCATCAGAAATTTCAGGAACTTTATGCGAAACATAAGCGAACAAAGCACCTAAAGATTTTCTGTAAAGCTCACCAGCTTTATCTTTTCCACCAATTAAGACTTTAAATCTGTCAATTGGTTTATCAATATTTTTAGTTAATTCTAAAGTTGGGAATGATGACTTTCCTTGAAGTTGGTATTCTAAAGTATCAAGATTTAATCCGTGAATTTCAGATTTTCCGTCTGCTCCTTTTACTTTTTTGTAGAAACCTTGCTCTGTTTTTGAACCCAACCATTTGTTATCAACCATTTTCTGGATGTAATCAGGCAGTGCAAAAACATTGTTGAAGTCATTCGCCTCAGCACCGCTGTTACGAACGCCGTTTGCAACCATTACCAAAGTATCTAAACCTACAACATCGGCAGTTCTGAACGTTGCAGATTTTGGACGACCGATAACCGGACCGGTTAATTTATCAACATCAGAAACATTTAAACCTAATTTCTGAACATTATGAAGCAAATCCATCATTGAGAAAACTCCGATTCTGTTGGCAATAAACGCAGGGGTATCTTTCGCTAAAACAGTCGTCTTACCTAAGAATTTTGCGCCATAGCTCATGTAGAAATCAATTATTTCCGGTGCAGTATCTTTTGTAGGGATAATTTCCAACAATGGAAGATATCTTACCGGATTGAAGAAGTGCGTTCCTGCAAAATAATGTTTGAAATCATCGCTTCTTCCTTCTACCAACATATTAATTGGAATTCCTGAAGTATTTGAAGAAACCAAAGTTCCCGGTTTTCTGAACTGTTCGATTTTTTCGTAAACTGATTTTTTAATGTCTAATTTTTCAACGACAACTTCAATAATCCAGTCTGTGTCTTTTATTTTAGCTAAATCATCATCAAAATTTCCAACCTTAATTCTATCTGCAAATTTCGGAGAATAGAGTAGAGCCGGACTTGATTTTTTCAGTTTTTCAAAGTTTTCTGAAGCAATTCTGTTACGAACAGCTTTGTCATCTTTGGTCAAACCTTTTTTCTGCTCGGCTTCATTCAATTCAAACGGAACAATATCGAGCAGTGAAACCTGCACGCCAATA from Chryseobacterium indoltheticum encodes the following:
- a CDS encoding 3-hydroxyacyl-CoA dehydrogenase/enoyl-CoA hydratase family protein; this encodes MKRRIKHVTVLGSGIMGSGIAAHFANIGVQVSLLDIVPFELNEAEQKKGLTKDDKAVRNRIASENFEKLKKSSPALLYSPKFADRIKVGNFDDDLAKIKDTDWIIEVVVEKLDIKKSVYEKIEQFRKPGTLVSSNTSGIPINMLVEGRSDDFKHYFAGTHFFNPVRYLPLLEIIPTKDTAPEIIDFYMSYGAKFLGKTTVLAKDTPAFIANRIGVFSMMDLLHNVQKLGLNVSDVDKLTGPVIGRPKSATFRTADVVGLDTLVMVANGVRNSGAEANDFNNVFALPDYIQKMVDNKWLGSKTEQGFYKKVKGADGKSEIHGLNLDTLEYQLQGKSSFPTLELTKNIDKPIDRFKVLIGGKDKAGELYRKSLGALFAYVSHKVPEISDEVYKIDDAMRAGFGWENGPFEIWDAVGVQKGIELATEAGYEVADWVKNVESFYKVNEEGQSIFVDKNSGEYNKIPGQDAFIILDNIRKNKTLWSNSGASIEDLGDGIINFEIRSKMNSLGGEVLDGLNRAIDLAEKEYDGLVIGNQGTNFSVGANLAMILMMAIEQDWDDLNMAIAYFQKSMMRVRYSSIPVVVAPHGMTLGGGCEMTMHADRVVAAAETYIGLVETGVGVIPGGGGTKEFALRTSREFHSDDVKNNRLREAFMNIAMGKVATSAYEAYDMGILEKGKDVVVVDKKRQIMTAKMMAKSLAEHGYTQPIEQTVKVLGKDALGMFYVGTDQMLTGNFISEHDKKIADKLANVLVGGNLSEPTVVTEQYLLNLERETFLQLCGERKTLERIQFMLQKGKPLRN